A genomic region of Chelmon rostratus isolate fCheRos1 chromosome 8, fCheRos1.pri, whole genome shotgun sequence contains the following coding sequences:
- the LOC121610912 gene encoding urotensin-2 receptor — translation MDLSGSLPPPSPYTFPILPNVSMPSSSPSISPSPSLASTALFCSLLSLLSLLGITGNLYTLGLLLRRRRSRRRRGTGPTCCLKRVPVPSCLSNSSSPSSSPISSSSSSSLHLQVLSLALADLLYLFTAPFIVYDSLASGWAFGELGCRLLLSLDLLTMHASIFTLTAMSLDRYRAVAHPLHTSSSNSSGLLRVGLAWGLAVALSLPMMITLHLEDGDNQEGQLCVPAWDEQSSKAYLSVLFCTSILGPGLAIGALYATLGRLYWVSQTKPAWASGSSTACPPRAPKPKVLLLILCIVLAFWACFLPFWIWQLLPLYQPDMLRTVPVGTQVTVNRILTGLTYGNSCVNPFFYTLLTGKRRRNRQTLTSANQLCRKSSPLQ, via the coding sequence ATGGACCTCTCAGGCTCCTTGCCCCCACCTTCCCCATACACCTTCCCCATTCTCCCCAATGTCTCTatgccctcctcctctccttccatctctccatcACCCAGCCTGGCGTCCACAGCTCTCTTCtgctcccttctctccctcctctccttgctGGGCATCACAGGAAACCTGTACACCCTGGGCCTCCTCCTGAGGCGCAGGAGAAGTAGGAGAAGGCGTGGGACAGGACCAACCTGCTGCCTGAAGAGAGTACCTGTTCCATCCTGCCTTTCCaactcctcctccccttcctcctcccccatctcctcttcctcctcctcctctctacaCCTCCAGGTGCTGAGCCTTGCTCTGGCTGATCTCCTCTACCTTTTCACGGCTCCCTTCATCGTGTATGACAGCCTGGCGTCCGGCTGGGCCTTTGGTGAGCTGGGCTGCCGCCTCCTCCTGAGCCTGGACCTCCTCACTATGCATGCCTCCATCTTCACCCTCACCGCCATGAGCCTGGACCGCTACAGGGCTGTGGCCCATCCCCtgcacacctcctcctccaactcctccGGCCTGCTGCGTGTAGGACTGGCCTGGGGGCTGGCTGTGGCCCTCAGTCTGCCCATGATGATCACGCTGCACCTGGAGGACGGGGACAACCAGGAGGGCCAGCTGTGCGTGCCGGCATGGGACGAGCAGAGCTCCAAGGCCTATCTGAGTGTGCTCTTCTGCACCAGCATTCTTGGTCCTGGGCTGGCCATTGGAGCACTTTACGCTACGCTGGGCCGGCTTTACTGGGTGTCTCAGACCAAGCCGGCCTGGGCCAGTGGGAGCAGCACTGCGTGTCCTCCCCGTGCCCCCAAGCCCAAAGtcctgctcctcatcctctgcatTGTCCTGGCCTTTTGGGCCTGCTTCCTCCCTTTCTGGATCTGGCAGCTGCTGCCTCTCTACCAGCCCGACATGCTGCGGACAGTACCAGTAGGGACACAGGTGACAGTGAATCGTATCCTCACAGGGCTGACGTATGGAAACTCCTGTGTGAATCCTTTCTTCTACACACTTTTGACTGGAAAACGAAGACGCAACCGGCAGACGCTAACATCAGCAAATCAGCTCTGCCGTAAGAGCAGCCCACTGCagtag